AGCCTGCCGGATGGTCGCTTCCGTTTCTACCGGTCCCTCACCGATCGTGTCGCCGATACTCGGGCTTTCGGTGTACCCGGTCGTCTGGTACTCCTCTGGAGGAGTGTACGGCCCGTGTGCCTCCATGAGGTTCATGAACAGAAATTCGTCGTCACCGAAGTCGGTGTTCCGAACCCGTTCGAGGGCAAGTCCCGCGCCGTCGTCGGTTCCCGAGATCCATTCGATCCCGAGATCGCGGGCTTTCATCCTCGCTCCGTACCCCAGCGACGCGAGAGTGTCGACATCTTCCGTAAGGCAACGGTAGACCGCCTCGAAGTACCGTGACGGCCCCTGGTCCTGGGTCTTCGAGACGAAGTTCCCCCAGTCGAAGATGTGGTCTTTGTACTTCGTCCCGCGCCAACTATGGCCGAACTCTGAGAACCCCCGATCGAAGTTGAACGCCGACGAGATGTTCGCATTCGCGCTGAATCCACGGGTCGTGTAGCCTGCCTCAGAGAGCAACTCGGCGAGCGTCGCCCGATCACAGTCCAGAGTCTCGGTCTTCGCGTAGACTCCGAGTTCGCCCGGATAGGCACCGCCAAACAGCGATGCGTGGACCGGCGTCGTCCACGCTCCAGGCGACCAAGCGTTGTCGAACCGTGTCCCAGGGAGCCAATCGAAGTGCTCATCGAAAGCGTCCTTCCGAAGCGTATCGAGGACGATGATTGCGATATTCATTGTTGGGTGGGTTGTATTAGCGATAGAGAGCCCGATATGTGTTCTTTTGGGAAAGAGCGCGTCACAGTCACGAGGACGGCGTGGCCCACTGTGATGTTTGGAGAGGGTCCCTGCGAAATCCTCGATGACACGACGATCTGCTGGCCACGGGTGTCGTAGCAGTTGCTCCGTATAACTCACGAAACACTGGCAACCCGAACGATATCGAATACAGAAGACCAAATCGAAGAACAGGGATATCTGATCCTGTAGCTGTATCTCGTCGTTAGCACCACCAACTACGGACAGAGAGATACTCCGGAAAGCACGATCATTGCGGTGTGAGAGTGGTTCGATGACAGCCTATTTCGACAGTATCAGTTCTCCGGCGGTGCCAGCGAGACGAACTCCAGTCCCTTCTGGGCCAGGAGCTCGCGGGCACGGTCGGTGACCGACGGAGCGACGAGGATCCCCCGGATCTCGGCCTCGTCGTGGAGATCGCGCCCGAGCGCCTGGACGTATCGGTCGAGCTGTCCGACCGCGTCCGGTCCGACGCGCCGTCGTTTCAGCTCCACGACGACGGTCCGCCCGTCCGCGTCCTCGCCGTAGATGTCGATCGCACCGGCGGGCGTCGACCGCTCCGTCGCGAGCGGGGTAAACGCGGGTTCGAGGAGGTCGGGATCGTCGAGGATCCGCTCGCGCAGATCCGCCTCCGTCCCGGTCAGCGACAGGTCGGTGGGGTCAGTCACGTCGAAGACGCCGACGTGGGCCAGCGACTCGAAGGCGATCGAGAGCAGTTCGTCGGGCGAGGACCGCTCGCTCTCGACGACGAACTCGCCCTCGACCACGCGGACCGCGTGCGCACAGCCCGGCGGCTGCCAGTTGACCGGCTGCTGGCCCTCGTCGGTGTGGACCAGCGCCGCGCCGTCGGGTTTGAGCATGACGTGGCGATCGCCCGGACCCAGCGTACTCGTCGCGCGTCCGTCGTAGTCGACCCGGCAGCGG
Above is a genomic segment from Halomicrobium sp. LC1Hm containing:
- a CDS encoding sulfatase-like hydrolase/transferase → MSYTEQLLRHPWPADRRVIEDFAGTLSKHHSGPRRPRDCDALFPKRTHIGLSIANTTHPTMNIAIIVLDTLRKDAFDEHFDWLPGTRFDNAWSPGAWTTPVHASLFGGAYPGELGVYAKTETLDCDRATLAELLSEAGYTTRGFSANANISSAFNFDRGFSEFGHSWRGTKYKDHIFDWGNFVSKTQDQGPSRYFEAVYRCLTEDVDTLASLGYGARMKARDLGIEWISGTDDGAGLALERVRNTDFGDDEFLFMNLMEAHGPYTPPEEYQTTGYTESPSIGDTIGEGPVETEATIRQAYNDSVRYLSDIYSDIFTELRRDFDYIFTLGDHGELFGKDGAWAHNHGIYPELVNVPLSVYTGEDGVSRRDDLASLLDVHQTVLDAAGIDAPSRGVNLFEPLPERDLVVERYGLRTNRIEQMSASDYDQETIDRYDTHLFGVVVPERYYGYETLDGFKERELSPAGVDLCDRLDAARDALPTASVSFDEGSVPADVQDRLEELGYA
- the nucS gene encoding endonuclease NucS; its protein translation is MTTHGDATETLSDPDFDAAGDLVERGIDAGALVTLFGRCRVDYDGRATSTLGPGDRHVMLKPDGAALVHTDEGQQPVNWQPPGCAHAVRVVEGEFVVESERSSPDELLSIAFESLAHVGVFDVTDPTDLSLTGTEADLRERILDDPDLLEPAFTPLATERSTPAGAIDIYGEDADGRTVVVELKRRRVGPDAVGQLDRYVQALGRDLHDEAEIRGILVAPSVTDRARELLAQKGLEFVSLAPPEN